The Marinilongibacter aquaticus genome has a window encoding:
- a CDS encoding toll/interleukin-1 receptor domain-containing protein translates to MRKKLFISHATPIDNAFTQWLSLKLIALGYTVWCDILFLEKGVDFWKVIENEIRQNTIKFLLVCTSESLEREGVLQELAVAKSVKRSLGDEAFIYPLVIDKNLKYSDLPVEIIRLNSIDFKASWAKGLQDLLQALEKEQVVPNPPSPEKSKVVYDQLFTLGRTVVNREEIFDSSWFQIEELPVELRFHRFRHNIPRGFKPEMVQYPAVRFGEYIATFAWEYDFIDVWPKTETYRNSESIRIPIGAILADEYESDFIRKGEAKRIVVQLLNQAFEKNFRSEKVTQYSMSNKMAYWFRKGVLEKDKHNSVLMVGKIKENNWHFGIAGSAKLYPFPSYSISSHIFFTSDGIQLIESSSRQHALRRKQGENWWNDKWRKKLLTFMNYLSHEQDTITLEVGSEEKILLSKTPVQFQSQVTYEDPNSDDILSEEEELAEMMDNKKSDEEE, encoded by the coding sequence ATGAGAAAAAAACTATTTATAAGCCACGCAACCCCAATAGACAATGCATTCACACAATGGCTTTCACTCAAATTAATAGCCCTTGGCTATACAGTTTGGTGCGACATTCTATTCTTGGAAAAGGGGGTAGATTTTTGGAAAGTAATTGAAAATGAGATTCGCCAAAATACAATCAAATTTCTATTGGTATGTACGTCGGAATCACTTGAACGGGAAGGTGTTTTACAAGAGCTGGCAGTTGCAAAATCTGTCAAAAGAAGCCTTGGCGATGAGGCGTTTATATACCCATTAGTAATTGATAAAAATTTGAAGTATTCAGATTTACCTGTTGAAATTATCCGTCTTAATTCAATAGATTTTAAGGCATCATGGGCAAAGGGTTTGCAAGATTTGCTACAAGCATTAGAAAAAGAACAAGTAGTCCCAAATCCGCCCTCTCCAGAAAAAAGCAAAGTCGTGTATGACCAGCTTTTCACTTTAGGTAGAACCGTAGTCAACAGGGAAGAGATTTTTGATTCCAGCTGGTTCCAAATTGAAGAACTTCCAGTCGAACTTAGATTCCATCGATTTAGACATAATATTCCACGGGGGTTTAAACCTGAAATGGTTCAATATCCTGCGGTCAGATTTGGCGAATATATAGCCACTTTTGCTTGGGAGTATGATTTTATTGATGTTTGGCCGAAAACTGAGACCTATCGGAATAGTGAGTCCATCAGAATACCTATAGGTGCAATTCTTGCTGATGAGTATGAGTCTGACTTTATTAGAAAAGGAGAAGCAAAAAGAATAGTTGTACAGCTACTCAATCAGGCTTTTGAAAAGAATTTTCGCTCGGAAAAAGTAACGCAATATTCTATGTCTAATAAAATGGCATACTGGTTCAGAAAAGGTGTTCTTGAAAAGGACAAGCATAATTCTGTTTTGATGGTTGGAAAAATCAAAGAGAATAATTGGCATTTCGGGATTGCAGGATCTGCCAAACTATACCCATTTCCCTCCTATTCAATAAGTTCGCACATTTTCTTCACTAGCGATGGCATCCAGCTCATAGAGTCTTCATCACGGCAACATGCACTGAGGAGAAAACAAGGTGAAAACTGGTGGAATGATAAATGGCGAAAAAAGCTTTTAACCTTTATGAATTATTTGTCCCATGAACAAGATACTATAACCCTGGAAGTAGGGAGTGAAGAAAAAATTTTATTATCCAAAACCCCAGTACAATTTCAAAGCCAAGTCACTTATGAAGATCCAAATTCTGACGATATTTTGTCAGAGGAGGAAGAATTAGCAGAAATGATGGACAACAAAAAATCTGATGAGGAAGAATGA
- the mazE gene encoding type II toxin-antitoxin system MazE family antitoxin has product MTISLDQDAFGFLVTEAGKNRSRFINDLLLSERERMLKGQIHAANLEEVEDIEYKSELTDWEIAAGDDL; this is encoded by the coding sequence ATGACCATATCACTGGATCAGGATGCTTTTGGCTTTCTGGTAACAGAGGCGGGTAAGAATCGTAGCAGATTCATTAATGATCTTCTTCTTTCAGAACGCGAAAGAATGCTCAAGGGGCAAATCCATGCCGCGAATCTGGAAGAGGTCGAGGATATTGAATATAAGTCCGAACTTACTGATTGGGAAATTGCTGCCGGGGATGATCTCTAG
- a CDS encoding JAB domain-containing protein: MDRINSTVFSTEFMELRVSAVRRGTARISLNSPQRLDVAFRPFFTDCMDDHEEVWVLCMDSELKPLCVSRISSGGLYQSLVPFRYIIRAAVLSNARAVAIAHNHPSGRLQPSREDREFARRLEQAAELFDIRLLDSLILSSEGHYSFRDQGLLN, from the coding sequence ATGGACAGGATCAATTCAACGGTGTTTTCGACGGAGTTCATGGAACTCAGGGTGAGTGCGGTGCGAAGGGGTACGGCACGGATCTCGCTGAACAGCCCGCAGCGGCTGGATGTGGCCTTCAGGCCCTTTTTCACGGATTGCATGGACGACCACGAGGAGGTGTGGGTGCTGTGCATGGACAGCGAGCTGAAGCCGCTGTGCGTGAGCAGGATCTCCTCCGGGGGGCTTTACCAGTCCCTGGTGCCCTTCCGCTACATCATCAGGGCGGCGGTGCTGTCGAATGCCCGGGCGGTGGCCATAGCCCACAACCACCCCAGCGGCAGGCTGCAGCCCTCGCGTGAGGACAGGGAATTCGCCCGCCGGCTGGAACAGGCGGCCGAACTGTTCGACATCCGCCTGCTGGACTCCCTTATCCTGAGCTCGGAGGGGCATTACTCCTTCCGCGACCAGGGCCTGCTGAATTAG